The uncultured Desulfobulbus sp. genome window below encodes:
- the neuC gene encoding UDP-N-acetylglucosamine 2-epimerase: protein MSRKICIITGTRAEYGLMRWLMHDIDDDPDLTLQIIATGMHLSPEFGLTYHEIEKDGFRIDRKVEMLTSSDTPVGIAKSIGLGLIGFADALHELSPDLLVVLGDRFEIFSAVSAALVACIPVAHLHGGETTEGAFDEQMRHSITKMSHLHFVAAEEYRRRVIQLGEQPEQVYLVGGLGIDAISHLTLLDRAELEAALGFKFGLKNLLITFHPVTLEAATAVEQMTELLAALENLTETQLIFTMPNADTEGRQLIKMVKQFVNQNVNAHAFTSLGQLRYLSCIAQVDGVVGNSSSGLTEVPCFKKGTINIGDRQRGRLQATSVINCKPTRTDITTALKKLYDADFQASLEQTKSPYGEGGASEKVMNIIKHTSTAHLSKKSFFDFTP from the coding sequence ATGAGCCGAAAAATTTGTATCATAACAGGCACCCGAGCTGAATACGGTTTGATGCGCTGGCTTATGCACGACATTGATGATGATCCTGACCTTACGCTTCAGATTATCGCCACAGGGATGCACTTATCTCCTGAATTCGGTCTTACTTACCACGAGATTGAAAAGGATGGATTCCGGATTGATCGTAAGGTTGAGATGCTGACCAGCTCAGACACCCCTGTGGGCATCGCCAAATCCATAGGGCTGGGATTAATCGGTTTTGCCGATGCATTACACGAATTAAGCCCAGACCTACTCGTTGTCCTTGGAGACAGATTTGAGATATTCTCAGCAGTTTCTGCTGCGCTCGTTGCTTGCATACCGGTAGCTCATTTGCATGGCGGAGAAACGACCGAAGGCGCCTTTGACGAGCAGATGAGGCATTCGATCACCAAAATGTCTCATCTGCATTTTGTCGCTGCCGAGGAATATCGACGTCGCGTAATTCAACTGGGAGAGCAGCCTGAACAGGTCTATCTGGTGGGAGGCCTCGGCATCGACGCCATCTCACACCTGACACTTCTTGACCGCGCGGAACTGGAAGCTGCGCTCGGTTTTAAATTTGGCTTAAAAAACCTGCTGATTACTTTTCACCCGGTCACACTTGAGGCAGCAACTGCCGTGGAGCAAATGACAGAACTCCTGGCAGCCTTGGAAAACTTAACGGAGACCCAGCTTATCTTCACTATGCCCAATGCCGACACCGAAGGGCGACAACTAATTAAAATGGTGAAACAATTTGTTAATCAAAACGTGAATGCTCACGCCTTCACCTCTCTAGGCCAACTCCGCTACCTCTCCTGTATAGCCCAAGTTGATGGGGTGGTTGGCAATTCATCCAGTGGGTTGACAGAAGTACCGTGTTTTAAAAAGGGAACTATAAATATAGGTGATCGCCAAAGAGGAAGACTCCAGGCCACAAGTGTCATCAATTGTAAACCGACACGTACAGATATCACTACGGCTTTAAAAAAGCTGTACGACGCCGACTTTCAGGCTTCATTGGAGCAGACAAAAAGCCCTTACGGTGAGGGAGGAGCCAGCGAGAAAGTGATGAACATTATCAAACACACTTCCACTGCTCACTTGTCAAAAAAATCATTTTTTGATTTTACCCCCTAA
- a CDS encoding SDR family oxidoreductase, which translates to MKTICITGAFGFIGRHVARLYATKGWQVTGIGHGSWGRDEWRQWGITNWHLTDISLDSMLTYAGRPDIILHCAGSGSVTFSMDHPFQDFQRSVATTAAVLEFIRMQSPETRLIYPSSAGVYGLVAKQPIEVSTPLHPISPYGVHKKMCEELCKSYAKHFKIPVAIVRLFSVYGNTLRKQLLWDACIKLSDNETCFFGGGQEQRDWLHIDDAASLLYAAGNCASQQCPTVNGGTGIGTSTKEILSEIFASFGRADLPQFTGAPRPGDPVDYIADLTETRKWDWRPSKEWRQKVREYVEWYKTELS; encoded by the coding sequence ATGAAGACCATCTGCATAACCGGTGCCTTTGGATTCATCGGTAGACATGTTGCACGACTTTATGCGACCAAGGGCTGGCAAGTCACCGGCATTGGACACGGTAGCTGGGGCAGAGATGAATGGCGACAATGGGGTATCACGAACTGGCATTTAACCGATATCAGCCTGGACTCGATGCTGACCTATGCAGGTCGCCCCGACATCATTTTACATTGTGCTGGTAGTGGCTCGGTTACATTTTCTATGGATCATCCTTTCCAGGATTTTCAACGGTCGGTTGCAACCACTGCTGCTGTCCTGGAATTCATTCGAATGCAGTCTCCTGAAACACGCTTGATTTATCCTTCAAGCGCAGGGGTCTATGGGTTGGTCGCAAAGCAACCCATAGAAGTATCGACACCTTTGCACCCCATATCGCCATATGGTGTACACAAAAAAATGTGCGAGGAGCTTTGCAAATCCTATGCTAAGCATTTCAAAATCCCTGTCGCCATTGTCAGACTTTTTTCAGTTTATGGCAATACACTGCGTAAACAACTTCTCTGGGATGCCTGTATCAAGTTGAGCGATAACGAGACTTGTTTTTTCGGAGGTGGTCAGGAACAGCGAGATTGGCTACATATTGATGACGCCGCCTCTTTACTGTATGCAGCAGGAAACTGTGCATCTCAGCAATGTCCTACCGTGAATGGTGGAACCGGAATAGGAACCAGCACGAAGGAAATCCTGTCTGAAATATTCGCTAGCTTCGGGCGGGCCGACTTGCCACAATTCACGGGGGCGCCCCGTCCTGGGGACCCAGTCGATTATATAGCCGACCTGACTGAAACCCGAAAATGGGACTGGCGCCCTAGCAAGGAATGGAGACAAAAGGTACGGGAATATGTCGAATGGTATAAAACGGAGTTATCATGA
- a CDS encoding acylneuraminate cytidylyltransferase family protein: MKILALILARGGSKRLPGKNIRSLGGKPLVVWSIDIVKDAPEICDILVSTDNSDIASISSNAGAYVPWLRPKRLATDTASSIDATLHALDWYESQRSEVDGILLLQPTSPFRTKETVRRGLEKFRTNGQQPVIGVSPTHAHPLWALKVEGNHLEPYIKHHGLTVRSQELPLAYKVNGSFYLISPKDFRRHRSFFIESKTSPLVIQSQKESLDIDTEFDFNLAQFILNENNIKNL; encoded by the coding sequence ATGAAAATATTGGCATTAATTCTGGCTCGTGGTGGTTCCAAGAGATTACCGGGAAAAAACATCCGTAGTCTAGGTGGCAAACCCTTAGTCGTTTGGTCCATTGATATTGTTAAAGACGCCCCTGAAATTTGCGACATTCTTGTTTCCACAGACAATTCAGACATCGCATCTATTAGCTCAAATGCCGGTGCTTATGTACCTTGGCTTCGCCCAAAAAGATTAGCAACTGATACGGCAAGCTCTATCGATGCTACCTTGCATGCATTGGATTGGTATGAAAGCCAGCGTAGTGAAGTTGATGGAATTTTACTTTTGCAACCTACATCACCGTTCCGAACTAAAGAGACAGTCCGACGAGGCCTTGAAAAATTTCGTACCAACGGCCAGCAACCAGTTATTGGAGTTTCACCAACACATGCACACCCCCTATGGGCACTCAAAGTTGAAGGCAACCATTTGGAACCATACATAAAACACCATGGGTTGACCGTGCGCTCCCAGGAGCTACCGTTAGCTTACAAGGTAAATGGAAGCTTTTATTTGATTTCTCCAAAAGATTTCCGAAGGCACAGATCTTTTTTTATAGAATCGAAAACATCTCCACTAGTCATTCAATCCCAAAAAGAATCTTTGGATATAGACACAGAATTTGATTTCAACCTAGCTCAATTCATATTGAACGAAAATAATATAAAAAATTTGTAA
- a CDS encoding glycosyltransferase family 2 protein, protein MEQKKKYEVTVLLPAYNEEGSIGRTIEKIRTLHPDFEVLVVDDGSTDNTMQEAMAAGAHVWPHPYNIGNGAAIKSGLRCAQGEWVLMMDADGQHQPEDIARLLEHKEQFDMVVGARTSQSETSVHRDLANWLYNKFASYVTRFNVQDLTSGFRVVRLSVAKQFIYLLPNTFSYPSTLTLGYLRSGRSVKYIPIKAKARKGKSKIKLLRDGTRFFLIITKIATLFSPFRVFLPISFFFLLTGLCYYAYTFINYGRFTNMSALLFNSAIIVFMIGLVAEQISQMRYDRVE, encoded by the coding sequence ATGGAACAAAAAAAGAAATATGAAGTAACGGTGCTCTTGCCTGCCTATAACGAGGAAGGCAGTATCGGCCGTACCATAGAAAAAATACGCACGCTCCATCCAGATTTTGAAGTATTGGTTGTAGATGACGGATCAACAGATAACACCATGCAGGAGGCCATGGCTGCCGGAGCCCATGTCTGGCCACATCCCTATAATATAGGTAACGGCGCCGCTATCAAATCAGGCCTCCGCTGTGCTCAAGGGGAATGGGTATTGATGATGGATGCCGATGGCCAGCATCAGCCAGAAGATATTGCCAGGCTCCTTGAACACAAAGAGCAATTTGATATGGTGGTGGGGGCACGAACTTCTCAATCTGAAACAAGCGTGCACCGAGACCTGGCCAACTGGCTCTACAACAAATTCGCCTCCTATGTGACTCGATTTAATGTTCAAGATTTGACCAGCGGTTTTCGAGTGGTTCGACTCTCGGTGGCTAAGCAGTTTATTTATTTGCTGCCCAACACCTTCTCCTATCCTTCAACCTTAACCCTCGGCTATCTCCGCAGCGGCCGCAGTGTTAAATACATTCCCATCAAGGCCAAGGCCAGAAAAGGCAAAAGCAAGATAAAACTGCTTCGTGATGGGACACGATTTTTTCTGATTATCACCAAGATCGCGACACTTTTTTCTCCGTTTCGAGTGTTTCTGCCAATTAGCTTTTTCTTCCTTTTGACGGGCCTTTGCTACTACGCTTATACCTTTATCAATTACGGGCGATTTACGAACATGTCTGCCCTGCTTTTCAACAGTGCGATCATTGTCTTCATGATTGGACTTGTCGCCGAGCAGATCAGCCAGATGCGCTATGATCGAGTTGAATAG
- a CDS encoding cytidylate kinase-like family protein, producing MPIVSISRGSYSRGKCVAEKLAQKLNYSCVSREILLEASEEFNIPEINLIRAIHDSPSILERFRHGKERYISYYQYALLKHVQEDNIVYHGLAGQYFLRHIPHVLKVRVLASMEDRVAEVMRRDNVSQKDAVNILHKDDEERRRWGVKLYGIDTWDSRLYDMVILIDKLTVDDAVDLICETLQKPVFQTTPESTKVLENQVLCAKVNSLLINYSLLLECCVNDGVVKLDNIGEVLRADPDLLKRVEAMIRGVNGVKDVIITDKKRSHGQHVNPFHNID from the coding sequence ATGCCTATTGTTTCCATCTCTCGGGGGTCGTATAGCCGGGGTAAATGCGTAGCTGAAAAGCTTGCGCAAAAATTGAATTACAGTTGTGTTTCACGGGAAATTCTACTGGAAGCCTCAGAGGAATTTAACATTCCTGAGATTAACCTGATTCGTGCTATCCATGATTCTCCTTCCATTTTAGAGCGGTTTCGTCACGGTAAAGAGCGATACATTAGCTATTATCAGTACGCACTGCTTAAACATGTCCAGGAAGATAACATCGTCTACCACGGATTGGCAGGGCAGTACTTTCTGCGCCACATCCCTCATGTGCTGAAGGTTCGCGTTTTAGCCAGCATGGAAGATCGTGTTGCTGAGGTTATGCGACGTGATAATGTCTCTCAGAAGGATGCGGTCAATATCCTTCATAAAGATGATGAAGAGCGCAGGCGTTGGGGCGTGAAACTCTATGGGATCGATACCTGGGATAGTCGCCTCTATGATATGGTCATTCTCATTGATAAGTTGACCGTTGACGATGCGGTCGATCTTATTTGTGAGACCTTGCAGAAACCTGTATTTCAAACGACACCTGAGTCCACAAAGGTTTTGGAAAACCAGGTGCTTTGTGCCAAGGTGAATTCACTGCTGATCAATTACTCTCTTCTGTTGGAGTGCTGCGTAAATGATGGTGTGGTGAAGCTTGACAATATCGGAGAGGTTCTGCGGGCAGATCCTGATCTACTCAAACGAGTCGAAGCGATGATTCGTGGTGTCAATGGCGTCAAGGACGTGATTATCACGGATAAAAAACGAAGCCACGGTCAACATGTGAATCCGTTTCACAATATTGATTAG
- a CDS encoding glycosyltransferase, which produces MVGNKPKLLVLTTTFPRWKDDTDPPFVYELSKRLTDTFDVTVHTPHYPGAMVQEQMEGVHVHRFRYFYSRFETLAGGQGIVPKLRRNKLYCLILPFFLLSQFFSLVVLCYRIRPVIIHAHWLIPQGLLAVVIKKIFHIPVVITAHGTDVFSLRAMLLLLVKRWIVRNSDQIITVSSAVAYVLGNDVTAGDLTDIIPMGVDSAVFSPKNKNDILRKLYGIHGPFLLFVGRLSEVKGLNFLIDAMSLVIQRFPDARLLIVGQGELEGQLLDQVQRNGLDKDVLFVGGIENTKLPMYYASADLFVGPSIQARGGDREGFGLTFVEASMSGCLVMGTRGGGIEDIIVEDQTGFLVPPGETNVLAKKIVSVLERLESYSEMKTRARKSAAEKYDWAVIARQYIDLFRAYARKQ; this is translated from the coding sequence ATGGTCGGGAACAAGCCAAAGCTTCTTGTGCTCACAACGACCTTTCCCCGTTGGAAAGATGATACTGACCCTCCCTTTGTTTACGAGCTTTCAAAAAGACTGACAGATACCTTTGATGTGACAGTGCATACACCCCATTACCCAGGTGCCATGGTCCAAGAGCAAATGGAAGGGGTACATGTTCACCGTTTTCGGTATTTTTATTCTCGTTTTGAAACGCTGGCGGGAGGACAGGGGATTGTTCCAAAGCTGCGTAGAAACAAACTTTATTGCCTGATCTTACCATTTTTTCTCCTATCCCAATTTTTTTCACTAGTTGTTCTGTGTTATCGCATAAGGCCAGTTATAATCCACGCGCACTGGTTGATCCCACAGGGATTGCTGGCTGTGGTCATTAAAAAAATATTTCATATTCCAGTAGTTATAACTGCACATGGTACAGATGTATTTAGTCTGAGGGCAATGCTACTTCTTTTGGTGAAGAGGTGGATTGTCAGAAATTCTGATCAGATCATAACTGTCAGTTCCGCCGTGGCATATGTGCTTGGTAATGATGTAACGGCAGGTGATCTGACAGACATTATTCCAATGGGGGTGGATTCAGCGGTATTTTCTCCGAAAAACAAGAACGATATCCTTAGGAAACTCTACGGCATACATGGACCGTTTTTGCTTTTTGTCGGTCGCCTGAGTGAAGTCAAAGGGCTGAATTTTTTGATAGATGCTATGTCGCTAGTTATTCAACGTTTTCCTGACGCACGATTGTTAATCGTCGGACAGGGGGAGTTAGAGGGGCAACTGCTTGATCAGGTGCAACGTAATGGGCTGGATAAAGATGTACTGTTTGTTGGAGGTATAGAAAACACCAAATTGCCCATGTATTATGCATCTGCTGATCTTTTTGTCGGGCCTTCCATCCAAGCTCGTGGCGGAGATAGAGAAGGGTTCGGGCTCACCTTTGTCGAGGCATCTATGAGTGGTTGCTTGGTGATGGGAACCAGGGGAGGAGGGATTGAAGATATCATTGTAGAGGATCAAACCGGTTTTTTGGTTCCGCCAGGAGAAACGAATGTATTGGCAAAGAAAATTGTTAGTGTCCTCGAGCGATTGGAGAGTTATTCCGAAATGAAGACGCGTGCCAGAAAATCTGCTGCTGAAAAATATGACTGGGCGGTGATAGCGAGGCAATATATTGATTTGTTTAGGGCGTATGCTCGGAAGCAGTGA
- a CDS encoding iron-containing alcohol dehydrogenase: protein MAVREEVYGYFIPSVTLIGIGASKEIPAKIKALGGSKPLIVTDKGITGAGITKVITDLLDAAGMGYVVYDETIPNPTDKNVHDGVDIYKKEGCDSLITLGGGSSHDCGKGVGLVVANGGKIQDFEGVDKSTNPMPPYLAVNTTAGTASEMTRFCIITDLARHVKMAIVDWRVTPGIAVDDPQLMVGMPPALTAATGMDALTHAVEAYVSTIATPMTDSAAEKAIELIAKHLRPAVANGADIEAREGMCFAQYLAGMAFNNASLGHVHAMAHQLGGFYDLPHGECNAILLPHVEKFNLIAKIDRFVKIAQLMGENTEGLSPRDAAELALEAIKKLSSDIGIPAGLIELGKRYGKEVKASDIDTMVANAQVDACGLTNPRRPKDADVAAIYTAAL from the coding sequence ATGGCAGTTCGTGAAGAAGTATACGGTTATTTTATTCCTTCAGTAACCCTGATCGGTATTGGTGCTTCCAAAGAGATCCCCGCAAAAATCAAAGCGCTTGGCGGTTCCAAACCGTTGATCGTTACTGATAAGGGTATCACCGGCGCTGGCATCACCAAAGTTATCACCGATCTGCTGGATGCAGCCGGCATGGGTTATGTTGTCTATGACGAAACAATCCCGAATCCCACCGACAAAAACGTTCACGACGGCGTTGACATCTACAAAAAAGAAGGTTGCGACTCTCTGATCACCCTGGGCGGCGGTTCCTCCCATGACTGCGGTAAAGGTGTAGGTCTGGTTGTTGCTAATGGTGGTAAAATCCAGGACTTCGAGGGTGTGGACAAATCCACCAACCCCATGCCTCCTTACCTGGCTGTAAACACCACTGCCGGTACCGCTTCTGAGATGACCCGTTTCTGTATCATCACCGACCTGGCTCGTCACGTGAAAATGGCCATCGTTGACTGGCGTGTAACCCCGGGTATCGCTGTTGATGATCCTCAGCTCATGGTTGGTATGCCGCCGGCACTGACCGCTGCTACCGGTATGGATGCTCTGACCCATGCTGTTGAGGCTTATGTTTCCACCATCGCTACCCCGATGACCGACTCTGCTGCAGAGAAAGCCATCGAGCTGATCGCTAAACATCTGCGTCCTGCAGTTGCTAACGGCGCTGATATTGAGGCTCGTGAGGGTATGTGTTTTGCGCAGTACCTCGCTGGTATGGCATTCAACAACGCCAGCCTTGGTCACGTACATGCTATGGCCCATCAGCTGGGTGGTTTTTATGACCTGCCCCATGGTGAGTGCAACGCCATTCTCCTGCCCCATGTAGAGAAGTTCAACCTGATCGCTAAAATCGACCGTTTCGTCAAAATCGCTCAGCTCATGGGCGAGAACACCGAAGGTCTGTCTCCGCGTGATGCTGCTGAGCTCGCTCTGGAAGCCATCAAAAAACTTTCCTCCGACATCGGTATTCCTGCCGGTCTTATCGAGCTGGGTAAACGCTACGGTAAAGAGGTTAAGGCTTCTGATATCGACACCATGGTGGCCAATGCTCAGGTTGACGCTTGTGGCCTGACCAATCCGCGTCGCCCGAAAGATGCAGACGTAGCAGCCATCTACACCGCTGCTCTGTAA
- a CDS encoding nucleotidyltransferase family protein: protein MNSSEGLWRQAILPINSTLHQAIQNLNQVAIKIVLVINENGALEGTISDGDIRRGLLNGQDLNSPIINVVHRNPLVVPIEIRRDLVIQLMIANKIQQIPIVDNNRHVIGLHLWDEVIIPPQRSNPMIIMAGGLGTRLRPHTDNCPKPLLPIAGKPILEHIIERAKLEGFIHFVLAVYYLGHMIEEYFGNGDQLDVHIEYLREKKPLGTAGALSLLAPRPSTPFVVTNGDVITDIRYSELLDFHVRQSAVATMAVRVHEWQHPFGVVRTQGVQIAGFEEKPVFRSHINAGVYVLDPEALNPLDAGLHCDMPDLFERLQKGGKSTVAYPMHEPWLDVGRPDDLAKARSTSNNNRT from the coding sequence ATGAATTCGTCTGAAGGTCTGTGGCGACAGGCCATTCTGCCAATCAATTCCACATTACATCAGGCGATCCAAAACCTGAATCAAGTCGCGATAAAAATCGTTTTAGTGATCAATGAAAATGGGGCGCTGGAAGGCACCATCTCAGACGGTGATATCAGGAGAGGTTTACTAAACGGACAGGACCTTAACAGTCCGATCATCAATGTAGTTCACCGCAACCCTTTAGTTGTGCCAATTGAAATCAGGCGTGACTTGGTAATACAGTTGATGATAGCAAATAAAATCCAACAGATTCCGATAGTTGACAACAACCGCCACGTCATAGGCTTACATCTCTGGGATGAAGTTATCATTCCGCCTCAACGATCCAATCCGATGATCATCATGGCTGGAGGTTTAGGTACCCGCCTCAGACCACATACTGACAATTGCCCAAAGCCGCTGTTACCAATTGCGGGAAAACCAATATTAGAACACATTATTGAAAGAGCTAAACTCGAGGGCTTCATACATTTTGTGCTAGCCGTCTATTATCTAGGCCATATGATCGAGGAATATTTTGGAAATGGCGACCAGCTAGATGTACATATTGAATACTTACGTGAGAAAAAACCTTTGGGTACCGCCGGAGCATTGAGTTTACTTGCTCCAAGGCCAAGCACCCCATTTGTGGTTACTAACGGAGATGTCATTACCGATATCCGTTACAGTGAGCTGCTTGACTTCCATGTTCGCCAAAGTGCTGTCGCCACCATGGCCGTACGAGTACACGAATGGCAACATCCATTTGGCGTAGTGCGTACTCAAGGCGTTCAGATAGCAGGTTTCGAGGAAAAACCTGTATTCCGCAGTCATATCAATGCGGGGGTATATGTGCTTGATCCGGAAGCGCTGAATCCTTTGGATGCGGGGCTCCACTGCGACATGCCAGACCTCTTCGAACGTCTTCAGAAAGGAGGAAAAAGCACAGTGGCTTACCCAATGCATGAGCCTTGGCTTGATGTGGGCCGACCGGATGATCTTGCAAAAGCACGCTCAACTTCAAACAATAATCGCACATGA
- a CDS encoding glycosyltransferase, with product MIRVGFLISFSDRLLGQLNYFRNLLEAIYCLKNRQIEPVIITGNLIDSVLFENFPTTEIIKTKLLNRKSPTWMAHKISKTILPRDLVMEKLLQKHRISVLSHSGSLGKRSQIKTIGWIPDFQHKHLPNLFSETELYLRDRMHQELCENCTRLLVSSYDALKDLCQFHPTCAAQVHVLQFVAGPLHVSNPIPIHQVEEKYNFRKPYFHLPNQFWIHKNHKVVIESLRILKKRGTLPLILATGKTIDHRQPDHFNNLKSMIEKHGLADSFRVLGVIPYNELVALMKNALALINPSLFEGWSSTVEEAKSLGKKIILSDIPIHREQNPSTGIFFVPEDPEGLANILEAIMYNTDPTTDHSMVIDAQNALTARKNSFAQNYQDIVLSLIDDSKRDYR from the coding sequence ATGATCAGAGTCGGTTTTCTCATCAGCTTTTCGGATCGGCTGCTCGGTCAGCTCAATTATTTTCGAAATCTATTGGAAGCTATTTATTGCCTGAAGAATAGGCAGATTGAACCGGTAATCATTACGGGAAATCTTATAGACTCTGTTCTTTTCGAAAATTTTCCTACAACAGAAATCATAAAAACCAAACTGCTGAATCGAAAATCACCTACTTGGATGGCACACAAGATATCCAAAACCATTTTACCCCGGGACCTTGTAATGGAAAAGCTGTTGCAAAAACACAGGATTTCCGTTCTTTCCCACTCAGGCTCTCTTGGCAAAAGATCACAAATAAAAACTATTGGCTGGATCCCGGATTTCCAGCATAAGCATTTACCAAATCTTTTCAGTGAAACAGAGCTATACCTCCGAGACCGGATGCACCAGGAGCTGTGCGAGAACTGCACCCGATTGCTAGTCAGCAGCTATGACGCTTTAAAAGACCTGTGTCAATTTCACCCAACTTGCGCTGCCCAAGTTCATGTACTGCAGTTTGTCGCCGGTCCACTCCACGTTTCGAATCCTATTCCCATCCATCAGGTTGAGGAAAAATACAATTTTCGGAAACCTTATTTCCACCTGCCAAACCAGTTCTGGATTCACAAAAACCACAAAGTGGTTATTGAATCTTTACGAATTTTGAAGAAGCGCGGAACACTTCCCTTGATACTTGCCACCGGGAAAACAATTGACCATCGCCAACCCGATCATTTCAATAATCTTAAATCCATGATCGAGAAACATGGCCTGGCGGATAGTTTTCGGGTTCTTGGGGTAATTCCCTACAATGAGTTAGTGGCACTGATGAAAAATGCACTTGCCCTGATTAACCCGTCTCTATTCGAAGGATGGAGCAGTACCGTTGAGGAGGCTAAATCCCTCGGCAAAAAAATTATACTTTCTGATATCCCTATTCACCGGGAACAAAACCCATCTACTGGAATATTTTTCGTACCTGAAGATCCAGAAGGTTTGGCTAATATTTTGGAAGCGATCATGTACAATACTGACCCTACAACAGATCATTCCATGGTGATCGACGCACAAAATGCCTTGACGGCACGGAAAAATTCTTTTGCTCAAAATTACCAGGACATTGTTCTGAGCCTTATCGATGACTCCAAGAGAGATTACCGGTAA
- a CDS encoding glycosyltransferase family 4 protein, with protein sequence MKLLFLCKRRPQGRDLLTSPYGRFYHLPLLLAQQGHQVTILLCSYKKEPDHYDVHDQNGIRWYSISLAGLNIFRYYRTACRLGKLHTPDWIIGFSDTWYGILSAHLAHHFGCKSLIDAYDNYESYIPWCIPLHRLWRHSMSKATVVTAAGPQLAHFMSNSVGGRQVNVIEMAADPCFSPLSKSDCRKQLGLPHDKILLGYSGSLHQSRGIHILFSLFEKLRNLLPNAELILSGRLSKKTDVPPHVRWLGYLHAKKVPLLINSLDLMFAINKPGGFGNYSYPVKIYEALACGVPIVATDLPATSWVLRDHPDWLFNPENTESSIKTIISALHTQSLRSPLSNWQNSVQNLESLLNSHA encoded by the coding sequence GTGAAGCTGCTTTTTCTTTGCAAACGTCGCCCCCAAGGTCGTGACCTGCTCACTAGTCCCTATGGACGATTTTACCACCTGCCCCTTTTACTGGCACAACAGGGGCATCAGGTCACCATTCTGCTCTGCAGTTACAAAAAAGAGCCGGATCATTATGACGTTCACGATCAAAATGGCATTCGGTGGTATTCAATCAGCCTCGCCGGGCTAAATATTTTCCGCTATTATCGCACGGCCTGCAGGCTAGGCAAGTTACACACCCCAGACTGGATCATTGGCTTTTCCGACACATGGTATGGAATTCTTTCAGCACACCTTGCCCACCACTTCGGCTGTAAATCACTAATCGACGCCTACGACAATTACGAAAGCTATATCCCCTGGTGCATACCTTTGCATCGTTTATGGCGCCACTCAATGTCCAAAGCAACTGTGGTTACTGCTGCAGGGCCTCAGCTCGCCCATTTTATGAGCAACTCAGTTGGGGGACGACAGGTCAATGTCATCGAGATGGCTGCCGACCCGTGCTTCTCTCCTCTTTCAAAATCTGACTGCAGAAAACAGTTAGGTTTACCCCACGATAAGATTCTATTGGGCTATTCAGGATCGCTCCATCAAAGCAGAGGAATACATATACTTTTCTCATTATTTGAAAAGCTTAGAAATTTACTGCCGAATGCAGAACTCATTCTTTCTGGTAGGTTATCAAAAAAAACAGATGTACCGCCTCACGTGCGCTGGCTGGGCTATCTGCACGCAAAAAAGGTCCCCCTTCTGATAAATTCACTGGACCTCATGTTTGCAATCAATAAACCAGGAGGCTTTGGCAATTATAGCTATCCCGTCAAAATATATGAGGCCCTTGCCTGCGGCGTCCCTATTGTTGCCACGGACTTACCGGCGACGTCCTGGGTTTTACGAGATCACCCAGACTGGCTGTTCAATCCGGAAAATACGGAGTCCTCCATCAAGACAATCATTTCCGCTCTTCACACGCAGTCATTGCGCTCTCCTCTTTCTAACTGGCAAAATTCTGTACAGAATCTTGAAAGTTTACTCAATAGCCATGCATGA